One Spea bombifrons isolate aSpeBom1 chromosome 1, aSpeBom1.2.pri, whole genome shotgun sequence DNA window includes the following coding sequences:
- the PDE4C gene encoding cAMP-specific 3',5'-cyclic phosphodiesterase 4C isoform X3 has product MGCSLWAKFKRMLNRELTHLSETSRSGNQVSEYIASTFLDKQHEVDIPSQTSKEKEKKKRPMSQISGVKKLTHSSSFSTSSIPRFGVKTEQEALLAKEIEDANKWGLDIFKIAEYSGNRPLTVIMYSIFQERDLLKTFQIPVDTFITYMMTLEDHYHADVAYHNNIHAADVAQSTHVLLSTPALEAVFTDLEIMAAIFASAIHDVDHPGVSNQFLINTNSELALMYNDASVLENHHLAVGFKLLQEENCDIFQNLTKKQRQSLRKMVIDMVLATDMSKHMNLLADLKTMVETKKVTSLGVLLLDNYSDRIQVLQNMVHCADLSNPTKPLELYRQWTDRIIVEFFHQGDREREKGMEISPMCDKHNASVEKSQVGFIDYIVHPLWETWADLVHPDAQEILDTLEDNREWYQSMIPQSPSPPPEDQDLERGSTSGDKFQFELTLEEEGESDTEQEDTESPVDEESSDSKTQTTDDSAHGSDEAEHPSPVDMCRSVSSKLDCLEVPSKSTLIKQKKVLNFDNMRLSAERTLPQKDSGTKHVPSVNLVKQENTGQGEICLDQEGNLTYLPLGT; this is encoded by the exons ATGGGCTGTTCCCTATGGGCTAAG TTTAAAAGGATGTTGAATAGAGAACTGACACACTTGTCTGAAACAAGTCGTTCTGGAAACCAGGTGTCAGAATACATAGCCAGTACCTTCTTAG ACAAACAGCATGAAGTGGACATACCCTCCCAGACctcaaaagagaaggaaaagaagaagaggCCAATGTCCCAGATCAGTGGTGTCAAGAAGCTGACACACAGTTCAAGCTTTAGCACCTCCAGTATACCGCGCTTTGGAGTAAAGACCGAGCAGGAGGCACTTCTAGCAAAG GAAATAGAAGATGCTAATAAATGGGGTTTGGATATATTTAAGATAGCTGAATATTCTGGGAACAGACCGTTGACAGTCATCATGTACTCAATCTTCCAG GAAAGAGACCTCCTGAAAACTTTCCAAATTCCTGTCGACACGTTCATTACCTATATGATGACTTTGGAAGACCACTACCATGCAGATGTGGCTTACCATAACAACATCCATGCAGCAGATGTGGCACAGTCAACGCATGTACTGCTTTCCACCCCAGCTTTAGAG GCTGTGTTCACAGATCTGGAAATCATGGCTGCTATTTTTGCCAGCGCAATTCATGATGTAGACCACCCAGGAGTGTCTAACCAGTTCCTGATTAATACTA ATTCTGAGCTGGCGCTGATGTACAATGATGCCTCAGTCTTAGAAAATCACCACCTGGCAGTAGGTTTTAAACTACTACAAGAGGAGAACTGTGATATATTCCAGAACCTGACAAAGAAGCAGCGACAGTCATTACGGAAGATGGTCATTGACATG GTGCTGGCCACAGATATGTCTAAACACATGAATCTGTTGGCTGACCTGAAGACTATGGTTGAAACCAAGAAGGTTACCAGTTTGGGTGTCCTGCTGTTGGATAATTACTCTGACCGAATACAG GTCTTACAAAACATGGTCCACTGTGCAGACCTCAGTAATCCCACCAAACCTCTGGAGCTTTATCGTCAGTGGACTGACCGAATTATAGTGGAGTTTTTCCATCAGGGAGATCGGGAGAGGGAGAAAGGAATGGAGATTAGTCCAATGTGTGACAAGCACAACGCATCGGTTGAAAAATCCCAG GTTGGTTTTATTGACTACATTGTACACCCGCTGTGGGAGACCTGGGCAGACCTAGTCCACCCTGATGCTCAAGAAATTCTGGACACGTTAGAGGACAACCGAGAATGGTATCAGAGTATGATCCCTCAGAGCCCATCTCCTCCGCCTGAAGACCAAGATCTGGAAAGGGGCAGCACATCAGGTGATAAATTCCAATTTGAACTAACACTAGAGGAGGAAGGGGAGTCGGACACTGAACAGGAAGACACTGAAAGCCCGGTGGATGAAGAAAGTAGCGACTCCAAAACTCAGACCACGGATGACTCTGCACATGGCAGTGATGAGGCTGAGCATCCCTCTCCTGTTGACATGTGCAGGAGTGTTTCTAGCAAATTGGATTGCTTAGAAGTTCCCTCAAAGAGCACTCTAATTAAGCAGAAAAAAGTCTTGAACTTTGATAACATGAGACTAAGTGCAGAGAGGACGCTACCACAAAAGGACTCTGgtacaaaacatgttccttctGTAAACCTGGTCAAGCAGGAAAACACAGGGCAAGGGGAGATCTGTCTGGACCAAGAAGGAAACCTCACATATCTTCCATTAGGAACGTAA